A DNA window from Chelativorans sp. AA-79 contains the following coding sequences:
- the uxuA gene encoding mannonate dehydratase, with the protein MKQTWRWFGPDDPVTLAHVRQAGAVGIVSALHHLNDGRAWPADEIARRKAIIEEAGLDWDVVESIVVHETIKTRTGNYREYLDNYKASIRAVAAAGIRTVCYNFMAITDWTRTDLDYPMPHGGTALRFDAVEFCAYDVLVLKRPGAEADYTAERIEAAARRLASMSESDLARLERNLIEWVPAREFVYDRESFRRMLDVYRDLTVEGFRESLFAFLREIVPVAEEAGVKLAIHPDDPPFPIFGLPRVVCRAADARALIDAVKSPSNGITLCTGSYGANRENDLVAMAREFASDIHFAHLRNVKHEPDGSFHESEHLGGDVDMVGVVYELLKEERRRAAEGRADATIPIRPDHGHLIVDDIGKKVNPGYSGIGRLKGLAELRGVMTAVERYAF; encoded by the coding sequence ATGAAGCAGACCTGGCGCTGGTTCGGACCCGACGATCCGGTGACGCTGGCGCATGTGCGCCAAGCGGGGGCAGTGGGCATTGTCAGCGCGCTGCATCATTTGAATGACGGACGTGCCTGGCCCGCCGACGAGATCGCCAGACGCAAGGCGATCATCGAGGAGGCAGGCCTCGATTGGGATGTGGTTGAAAGCATCGTCGTCCACGAGACCATCAAGACACGGACGGGCAATTACCGGGAATATCTTGATAACTATAAAGCGTCGATCCGCGCGGTCGCGGCGGCCGGCATCCGCACCGTCTGCTACAATTTCATGGCGATCACCGACTGGACGCGCACCGATCTCGATTATCCGATGCCCCACGGCGGCACTGCGTTGCGCTTCGATGCGGTGGAGTTCTGCGCCTATGACGTGCTGGTTCTGAAACGCCCCGGCGCGGAAGCCGACTATACGGCCGAGCGCATCGAGGCGGCCGCCAGGCGGCTCGCTTCCATGAGCGAGAGCGATCTTGCCCGCCTCGAACGCAACCTCATCGAGTGGGTGCCGGCGCGCGAATTCGTCTATGACCGCGAGAGTTTCCGCCGCATGCTCGACGTCTACCGCGATCTTACGGTGGAAGGCTTCCGCGAGAGCCTCTTCGCCTTCCTGCGCGAGATCGTGCCCGTGGCCGAAGAGGCCGGCGTGAAACTGGCGATCCATCCGGATGATCCGCCTTTCCCCATCTTCGGATTGCCGCGCGTCGTCTGCAGGGCGGCCGATGCCCGAGCACTCATCGACGCGGTGAAGTCGCCGTCCAACGGCATCACGCTCTGCACCGGTTCCTACGGGGCGAACCGCGAGAACGACCTGGTCGCCATGGCGCGGGAGTTCGCATCAGACATCCACTTCGCGCATCTGCGCAACGTGAAGCATGAGCCGGACGGTTCCTTCCATGAGTCGGAGCATCTCGGCGGAGATGTCGACATGGTCGGCGTCGTGTACGAGCTCCTGAAGGAGGAGCGCCGGCGCGCGGCCGAGGGGCGCGCGGATGCGACGATTCCGATACGGCCGGATCATGGACATCTCATCGTCGACGACATCGGCAAGAAGGTGAATCCCGGCTATTCTGGCATCGGAAGGCTGAAGGGCCTCGCTGAGCTGCGCGGGGTCATGACGGCGGTGGAGCGTTACGCATTCTAG
- a CDS encoding ABC transporter substrate-binding protein translates to MTKKPAILAAAAGALMLSAFGAGAQDFTIGLSNGWVGSEWRTQMIEEAQEAAKKWAERGVNVEVVVQSANVDVPGQIAHVRNFINQGVDAIIINPNSPTAFDPVFAQAKEAGILVISTDAEVSSQDAIYVGIDQTAWGAAGAKWLAETLGGEGEVVAINGVAGHPANEMRVAGYRSVFEEYPDIKVVNEVNANWDQAQGQQAMQNILATYPDIDGVWVQDGMAAGAWRSIMDAGKTDQIAATGEIRKDFIDLWVENDLNSGASVNPPGVMASALNVAVFMLQGRELKEPADAGQYGNALYLDIPFIDKDNVEEIHAELEGKPGYYSYTDSLSIEEAEALFK, encoded by the coding sequence ATGACCAAGAAACCCGCAATTCTTGCCGCGGCTGCCGGCGCTTTGATGCTTTCGGCGTTCGGCGCCGGCGCGCAGGACTTCACGATTGGCCTCTCGAACGGCTGGGTGGGCAGCGAGTGGCGCACGCAGATGATCGAGGAGGCGCAGGAAGCCGCCAAGAAGTGGGCGGAACGGGGCGTGAATGTCGAGGTGGTCGTGCAGAGCGCCAATGTCGACGTGCCCGGCCAGATCGCCCATGTGCGCAATTTCATCAACCAGGGCGTTGACGCCATCATCATCAACCCGAACAGCCCGACGGCGTTCGACCCTGTCTTCGCACAGGCCAAGGAAGCGGGGATCCTGGTGATCTCCACGGATGCCGAGGTCTCCTCGCAGGACGCGATCTATGTTGGAATCGACCAGACCGCCTGGGGTGCGGCCGGCGCCAAGTGGCTTGCCGAGACGCTCGGCGGCGAGGGCGAGGTGGTCGCCATCAACGGCGTCGCCGGCCATCCGGCGAACGAGATGCGCGTTGCCGGCTATCGCAGCGTCTTTGAGGAATACCCCGACATCAAGGTCGTGAACGAGGTGAACGCCAACTGGGATCAGGCGCAGGGCCAGCAGGCCATGCAGAACATCCTCGCCACCTATCCGGATATCGACGGCGTGTGGGTGCAGGACGGCATGGCGGCGGGCGCCTGGCGCTCGATCATGGATGCCGGAAAGACGGACCAGATCGCCGCGACGGGCGAGATCCGCAAGGACTTCATCGATCTCTGGGTCGAGAACGACTTGAATTCCGGCGCTTCGGTCAATCCTCCCGGCGTGATGGCGAGTGCGCTGAACGTCGCCGTCTTCATGCTGCAGGGCCGCGAGCTCAAGGAGCCGGCGGATGCCGGGCAGTACGGCAACGCGCTCTATCTGGATATCCCGTTCATCGACAAGGACAATGTGGAGGAGATCCACGCCGAGCTCGAGGGGAAGCCGGGTTATTATTCCTATACGGACTCGCTTTCCATCGAAGAAGCCGAGGCGCTCTTCAAGTAA
- the uxaC gene encoding glucuronate isomerase, which translates to MASLIDRDVLFPAEPKVRSLARTLYDTVAGLPLVSPHGHTDPRWYALDEPFPDPARLLIVPDHYIFRMLFSQGIALEDLGVARHDGGLVEQDGRRIWRLFAENYFLFRGTPTRLWMDYVLSELFGIEEPLSGATADRAYDQIAEHLAEPAFRPRALFERFNIEVIATTEGALDDLSWHKRIRESGWKGRVVTAYRPDAVVDPDFEGFSGNLDQLGEITGEDTGTWQGYLDAHRKRRAFFKTFGATSSDHGHPNAATENLSVSEAAALFDRVRTGRADAAERNRFRAQMLTEMAKMSLDDGLVLQIHPGSWRNHSPGMMARFGRDKGFDIPTRTDYVAALKPLLDAVGLERDLTVILFTLDESTYSRELAPLAGVYPALKLGPAWWFYDSAEGMRRFRELTTETAGFYNTVGFNDDTRAFPSIPARHDIARRVDCAFLARLVSEHRLREDEAFELAKELAYTLAKKAYRL; encoded by the coding sequence ATGGCTTCACTCATCGACCGCGACGTGCTTTTTCCGGCCGAACCGAAGGTGCGCTCGCTGGCCCGCACGCTCTACGACACCGTCGCCGGCCTGCCTCTCGTCAGTCCGCACGGGCACACCGATCCGCGCTGGTATGCTCTGGACGAGCCATTCCCCGATCCTGCACGGCTTCTGATCGTCCCGGATCACTACATCTTCCGCATGCTCTTCAGCCAGGGCATCGCGCTCGAGGATCTGGGCGTCGCCCGGCACGACGGCGGCCTGGTGGAGCAGGACGGAAGGCGGATCTGGCGGCTCTTCGCGGAGAACTACTTCCTCTTCCGCGGTACACCGACCCGCCTCTGGATGGATTATGTGCTTTCCGAGCTGTTCGGGATCGAGGAGCCGCTTTCTGGCGCGACCGCCGACAGGGCCTATGACCAAATCGCCGAACACCTTGCGGAACCTGCCTTCAGGCCGCGGGCGCTCTTCGAGCGCTTCAATATCGAGGTCATCGCCACCACCGAAGGTGCCCTCGACGATCTCTCCTGGCACAAACGAATCCGCGAGAGCGGCTGGAAAGGCCGGGTCGTCACCGCCTACCGGCCCGATGCCGTCGTCGATCCGGATTTCGAGGGCTTTTCAGGGAACCTGGACCAGCTCGGAGAGATCACCGGCGAGGATACCGGTACATGGCAGGGCTATCTCGATGCCCACCGCAAGCGCCGCGCCTTCTTCAAGACGTTCGGTGCAACGTCCTCGGACCACGGGCACCCGAACGCGGCGACGGAGAATTTGAGCGTTTCCGAGGCGGCCGCCCTCTTCGACCGCGTGCGCACGGGCAGGGCGGATGCCGCCGAGCGCAACCGCTTCCGCGCGCAGATGCTGACCGAGATGGCGAAGATGAGCCTCGACGACGGGCTCGTCCTGCAGATCCATCCGGGATCCTGGCGCAACCATTCGCCCGGCATGATGGCGCGTTTCGGCCGCGACAAGGGCTTCGATATCCCGACTCGTACCGACTATGTCGCGGCACTCAAGCCGCTGCTCGACGCGGTCGGTCTGGAACGCGACCTGACGGTCATCCTCTTCACGCTCGACGAAAGCACCTATTCGCGGGAGTTGGCGCCGCTCGCCGGCGTCTATCCCGCGCTCAAGCTCGGGCCGGCCTGGTGGTTCTACGACAGCGCGGAAGGCATGCGCCGCTTTCGCGAGCTCACCACGGAGACGGCCGGCTTCTACAACACGGTCGGTTTCAACGACGACACGAGGGCCTTTCCGTCGATCCCGGCCCGGCACGACATCGCACGGCGCGTCGACTGCGCGTTTCTCGCGCGCCTCGTGTCGGAACACCGACTCAGGGAGGACGAGGCTTTCGAACTGGCCAAGGAACTTGCCTATACGCTCGCAAAAAAGGCGTATCGGCTCTGA
- a CDS encoding TRAP transporter small permease, which yields MPEPIGDSSTNRQRDLPLITRLLSRLSDAALYIAGAGLVAMSVIVLWQVIVRFILNWNNSWTELTAILIMSWFIFLGAAVGVRENYHLGFDVLLYVLPKGSKKVLRTISDLVVIAFSAGMIFYGWQLMNLQWNERMPALGISGAFRYLPLAAGGVLILLFSAERIALRWSGVDVDQDLHDADDISTVAEAREV from the coding sequence ATGCCTGAACCGATCGGCGATTCGTCGACAAACCGGCAACGCGATCTGCCCCTGATCACCCGGCTGTTGTCCCGGCTCTCCGACGCCGCGCTCTATATCGCCGGCGCGGGCCTCGTGGCCATGTCGGTCATCGTCCTCTGGCAGGTCATCGTCCGCTTCATCCTCAACTGGAACAACAGCTGGACCGAACTGACCGCGATCCTGATCATGAGCTGGTTCATCTTCCTGGGCGCGGCAGTGGGCGTGCGGGAGAACTATCATCTCGGCTTCGACGTGCTTTTGTATGTGCTGCCGAAGGGCAGCAAGAAAGTGCTGCGCACCATCTCGGACCTCGTCGTGATCGCCTTCTCCGCCGGCATGATCTTCTATGGCTGGCAGCTCATGAACCTGCAGTGGAACGAGCGGATGCCTGCCCTCGGCATTTCCGGCGCTTTCCGCTACCTGCCGCTCGCAGCAGGCGGCGTGCTCATCCTGCTCTTTTCCGCCGAACGGATCGCGCTTCGCTGGTCCGGCGTGGATGTCGACCAGGACCTCCACGACGCGGACGATATCTCCACCGTGGCTGAAGCAAGGGAAGTCTGA
- a CDS encoding TRAP transporter substrate-binding protein, protein MLHFSKIAAAASAAAMMMVGVASAQTVLRSSDTHPDGYPTVEAVKYFGELVKERTDGRYEVEVYHSAQLGQEADTIEQVRSGVIDLNRVSMAPWNSLVPETLIPSLPYLFRSPEHARNVMSGPIGDEIAEGFEQHGVVLLAYYDGGARSFYNSRKEINSLEDLKGMKFRVIQSDVFVDMVAALGASATPMPYGEVYSAIETGVIDGAENNFPSYESAKHFEVAKYYSLDEHTIVPEVFVMSKTAWDRLTPEDQEIFKQAARESMERQWELWDARVAESRKIVEDAGSVITTPEKQPFIDAMKPVYDKYVNTPELQDLVKRIQETEG, encoded by the coding sequence ATGTTGCATTTCTCGAAGATCGCGGCCGCCGCGTCGGCTGCAGCCATGATGATGGTGGGAGTGGCCAGCGCGCAGACGGTGCTGCGCTCATCCGACACCCATCCCGACGGCTATCCGACCGTCGAGGCGGTGAAATATTTTGGAGAGTTGGTCAAGGAGCGCACCGACGGCCGTTATGAGGTGGAGGTCTACCATTCCGCCCAGCTCGGCCAGGAGGCAGACACGATCGAGCAGGTGCGCTCGGGTGTGATCGACCTGAACCGCGTCTCCATGGCGCCGTGGAACAGCCTCGTTCCTGAAACGCTGATCCCGTCGCTGCCCTATCTCTTCCGCTCGCCCGAACACGCCAGAAACGTGATGAGCGGCCCGATCGGCGACGAGATCGCCGAGGGTTTCGAGCAGCACGGCGTGGTGCTTCTGGCCTATTACGACGGCGGCGCACGCTCCTTCTACAACTCCCGGAAGGAGATCAACTCGCTGGAGGACCTGAAGGGGATGAAATTCCGCGTCATCCAGTCCGACGTGTTCGTCGACATGGTTGCCGCGCTCGGCGCGTCGGCAACGCCCATGCCCTATGGCGAGGTCTATTCCGCGATCGAGACGGGCGTCATCGACGGCGCGGAGAACAATTTCCCGAGCTATGAATCCGCCAAGCATTTCGAGGTGGCGAAATATTACTCGCTCGACGAGCATACGATCGTGCCGGAGGTTTTCGTGATGTCGAAAACCGCCTGGGACAGGCTCACGCCCGAGGATCAGGAGATCTTCAAGCAGGCCGCCCGTGAGTCCATGGAGCGGCAGTGGGAGTTGTGGGACGCACGCGTGGCGGAATCGCGCAAGATCGTGGAGGACGCGGGTTCCGTGATCACGACGCCCGAAAAGCAACCCTTCATCGACGCGATGAAGCCCGTCTACGACAAATATGTGAATACGCCCGAACTCCAGGACCTGGTGAAGCGCATCCAGGAAACGGAAGGCTGA
- a CDS encoding Gfo/Idh/MocA family oxidoreductase, producing MRRKRIAVIGLGMASTPHAKSLLDLQDRVEVAAAYSPTETRRNAFSELWGLPVVHEIDPVFEDGSIDAVMVLTPPNAHLDLAEPAAKAGKHVLVEKPLEISTDRARRMVESAEHAGVKLGVVLQHRFRPVNTALARLIAEGRLGDLVGASAKLANWRPQSYYDEPGRGTKARDGGGVLLTQGIHTLDLLISLAGLPEEVTAYAVTTPVHRMETEDLAAGAFRFANGAIGTISATTCAYPGTPDSVELIGTKGTARIEGTALLAQFHDGTEVRQDDGVPGGGAGADPMAFPHDHHRAVLTDFLDAIEEDRQPKVSGREALKVHRLIDALLRSAETGGRENVV from the coding sequence TTGAGGAGGAAGCGCATTGCAGTCATCGGCCTTGGCATGGCATCCACGCCCCATGCCAAGAGCCTGCTCGATCTGCAGGACCGCGTCGAGGTGGCGGCCGCCTACAGTCCCACCGAAACACGCCGCAACGCCTTCTCCGAGCTCTGGGGTTTGCCGGTCGTCCATGAGATCGATCCGGTCTTTGAGGATGGCTCCATCGATGCGGTGATGGTGCTGACACCGCCCAACGCGCATCTCGATCTGGCGGAGCCGGCGGCGAAAGCCGGCAAGCATGTGCTTGTCGAGAAGCCGCTGGAGATCTCGACGGACCGTGCCCGGCGGATGGTCGAGTCGGCGGAGCATGCGGGCGTCAAGCTCGGGGTCGTGCTGCAGCATCGCTTCCGGCCGGTAAACACCGCGCTTGCCCGGCTGATCGCGGAGGGCAGGCTGGGTGACCTGGTCGGAGCATCCGCCAAGCTCGCGAACTGGCGCCCCCAAAGCTATTACGACGAGCCCGGCCGCGGCACCAAGGCGCGCGACGGCGGCGGCGTTCTGCTCACCCAGGGCATTCACACGCTCGACCTCCTGATTTCGCTCGCCGGGCTTCCGGAGGAAGTCACTGCATACGCAGTCACCACCCCCGTCCACCGCATGGAGACGGAGGATCTCGCCGCCGGCGCGTTCCGCTTCGCCAATGGTGCGATCGGCACCATCAGCGCTACCACCTGCGCCTATCCCGGCACGCCGGATTCGGTCGAGTTGATCGGCACGAAGGGGACCGCCCGCATCGAGGGAACGGCGCTGCTCGCACAGTTTCACGACGGCACGGAGGTGCGGCAGGATGACGGTGTGCCAGGCGGCGGCGCGGGTGCTGATCCCATGGCCTTTCCGCACGATCATCACCGCGCGGTGCTCACGGATTTCCTCGATGCGATCGAGGAAGACCGGCAGCCGAAAGTGAGCGGGCGCGAGGCCTTGAAGGTGCACCGTCTGATCGACGCGCTGCTCCGCTCCGCCGAAACGGGCGGGCGCGAGAACGTGGTCTAG
- a CDS encoding mannitol dehydrogenase family protein: MGLDRLSMKTLQSATGCDLPKYDVAKVVPGIAHLGVGAFHRAHQAVYVDDCLAAGETEWGIVGASLRSADTRDALSPQDGLYTLAVQDASGERLRVIGSLRALLVAPENPAALVARMADPATRIVTLTVTEKAYLRNAAGDLDLANPDVAADITGLSNPRTVHGFLVAALVERRRTGVPPFTVLCCDNLPSNGETVRRLVLQFAEAVDPELSRYIEQEVAFPSTMVDRIVPATTDEDRARVSATIGLDDAWPVKTEPFMQWVVEDRFTLGRPAWERSGVTMVSDVRPFEDMKLRLLNGAHSGLSYLGLLCGRESVSEAFTDPAIRSFVDRLWAEAIPTLPKNAGLDPDAYTAALAERFSNPALVHRTAQIANDGSQKLPQRILATARTRLSEGGPVTHLMLAVAAWITCCEARGEALPSGHFTDPLDRDLGAIFAGKHSAEEAVRRIFAVAGFDAVTGEAGEGLVKTVARHLENIRQKGAQAAIELASQEGVN; the protein is encoded by the coding sequence ATGGGCCTCGACCGGCTCTCGATGAAAACATTGCAGTCCGCAACCGGTTGCGATCTCCCGAAATACGACGTGGCGAAGGTCGTTCCCGGTATCGCCCATCTCGGCGTCGGAGCGTTCCATCGCGCTCACCAGGCGGTCTATGTGGATGATTGTCTGGCCGCCGGCGAGACGGAGTGGGGCATTGTCGGAGCCTCGCTCCGCAGTGCCGACACGCGCGATGCGCTCAGCCCCCAGGATGGGCTCTATACGCTGGCTGTGCAGGATGCTTCCGGCGAGAGGCTGCGGGTAATCGGCTCGCTTCGGGCACTGCTCGTCGCGCCGGAAAACCCGGCGGCGCTGGTCGCCCGCATGGCCGACCCCGCCACCCGGATCGTCACCCTGACCGTGACCGAGAAGGCGTATCTGCGCAATGCGGCGGGCGATCTCGATCTGGCCAATCCGGATGTCGCGGCCGACATCACCGGTCTTTCCAATCCGCGCACCGTCCACGGCTTCCTCGTCGCCGCTCTCGTTGAACGCCGTCGGACGGGAGTCCCACCCTTCACCGTGCTCTGCTGCGACAATCTCCCGTCGAATGGCGAGACGGTGCGGCGGCTGGTGCTGCAGTTTGCAGAGGCCGTCGATCCCGAACTCTCTCGCTACATCGAGCAGGAGGTGGCTTTCCCCTCCACGATGGTCGACCGCATCGTACCCGCCACCACGGATGAGGACCGTGCCCGTGTTTCCGCCACCATCGGCCTGGACGATGCCTGGCCGGTGAAGACGGAGCCCTTCATGCAATGGGTTGTGGAAGACCGTTTCACCCTCGGCCGGCCCGCATGGGAGCGCTCTGGCGTCACGATGGTGAGCGATGTCCGGCCGTTCGAGGACATGAAGCTCAGGCTGCTCAATGGCGCCCATTCCGGCCTGTCCTATCTCGGTCTGCTCTGCGGGCGCGAAAGCGTGTCCGAAGCCTTTACGGATCCGGCGATTCGCAGCTTCGTCGATCGGCTCTGGGCGGAAGCGATCCCCACCCTGCCGAAGAATGCCGGGCTGGACCCGGATGCCTACACAGCCGCCTTGGCGGAGCGCTTTTCCAATCCGGCTCTCGTGCATCGCACGGCGCAGATCGCCAATGATGGCAGCCAGAAACTGCCGCAGAGGATCCTCGCGACGGCGCGCACGCGGCTTTCCGAGGGAGGTCCGGTCACTCATCTGATGCTCGCGGTCGCCGCATGGATCACCTGCTGCGAGGCGCGCGGGGAGGCATTGCCTTCGGGGCATTTCACCGATCCGTTGGACAGGGATTTAGGTGCAATATTTGCCGGCAAACATTCGGCAGAGGAAGCGGTCCGCCGGATCTTCGCCGTGGCCGGTTTCGATGCGGTGACCGGGGAAGCGGGCGAAGGACTCGTGAAGACAGTGGCCCGCCACCTTGAAAACATCCGCCAGAAGGGCGCGCAGGCCGCAATCGAACTGGCGTCGCAAGAAGGAGTGAACTGA